One genomic segment of Virgibacillus doumboii includes these proteins:
- a CDS encoding M23 family metallopeptidase, with protein sequence MKEENNGTPKNKWSRIFRKKWFFPAVYLTIAALLLSVVIWYQNLDNQIQETGDEPVSDNYSPEEFDQDAQPVMDQQEVIKMPVVDQEQAEIVTKFYDYNADQKDKESALILYNNRFYQSTGIDIAHADGETFDVLASLSGTVEEVKEDPLYGNVVTLSHGNDVVTYYASMGEVNVKDGDKVQQGDVLGTAGESIFGKDNGTHVHFEIRKNGDEVNPEEFFNQPVSALGEASSESESTESESTESEGTESEGTEEGNTDESSDAESEDANSDQSGNTTEDPNQQQESDDTSQDDTSQDEQSDENSDGGTTDSSDTSGNA encoded by the coding sequence ATGAAAGAAGAAAACAATGGTACTCCAAAAAATAAGTGGAGTCGCATTTTCCGCAAGAAGTGGTTTTTTCCAGCAGTGTACCTGACGATTGCTGCGCTTCTTCTATCGGTGGTGATTTGGTATCAGAACCTGGACAACCAGATTCAGGAAACAGGTGATGAGCCAGTTTCAGATAACTACTCACCAGAAGAGTTCGATCAAGATGCGCAACCCGTTATGGACCAGCAGGAAGTCATTAAGATGCCTGTCGTTGATCAGGAACAAGCAGAAATCGTAACTAAATTTTATGATTACAACGCAGATCAGAAGGATAAAGAAAGTGCATTGATCCTTTATAACAACCGATTCTATCAAAGTACAGGTATTGACATCGCACATGCTGATGGTGAAACGTTTGATGTATTGGCATCGCTGAGCGGAACCGTTGAAGAGGTAAAAGAAGATCCGCTGTACGGCAATGTCGTTACATTATCACACGGAAACGATGTGGTAACGTACTACGCAAGCATGGGAGAAGTTAATGTCAAAGATGGTGACAAGGTTCAGCAAGGCGACGTTCTTGGTACTGCCGGCGAAAGCATCTTTGGCAAGGATAACGGTACACACGTCCATTTCGAAATCAGGAAAAATGGTGACGAAGTAAATCCGGAAGAATTTTTCAATCAGCCGGTAAGCGCACTTGGTGAAGCATCTTCAGAAAGTGAAAGCACTGAATCTGAAAGCACTGAGTCTGAAGGTACCGAATCTGAAGGCACTGAAGAAGGAAACACAGACGAATCCAGTGATGCGGAAAGTGAAGATGCAAACTCGGATCAATCCGGCAATACAACAGAAGATCCAAACCAGCAACAAGAGAGCGATGACACAAGTCAGGACGACACAAGTCAGGATGAGCAATCAGATGAAAATTCAGACGGTGGCACAACCGATTCATCTGACACATCCGGAAATGCATAA
- a CDS encoding AimR family lysis-lysogeny pheromone receptor encodes MHFSKADLMPDSMITISNNDRLTLGQVAQMLSYEHEVQTAKELTRKFCLQSSSDEVQKTGMEFLYMNGYYEDLELLIKKNKESINRSNQKWAKVYQVTMDRKLNRYPLNELLMRAERIKTDDPALKIVIEFIKISIYYSLSEYGKLGNFLEKQQRLFEKVEDQYLLSFYNLRLYQNLFMYYLVRNEVIMARKYAFRMLNQSTNPDTISRTHINLGLSYLFDTYYQAMYHMTEALKISEKFNLHRRMKCMKQNNIPFISAHFKNVDGITSTDKSEQAHLEIAKGNFRQAEAILDEIPINSPYRIYYLGMAKQDKSILLQAYNNFIEQRSDYFFSRLPLNALKQLGA; translated from the coding sequence ATGCACTTTTCAAAAGCAGATTTAATGCCCGATTCGATGATTACAATCTCAAATAACGACAGACTGACACTGGGACAGGTTGCACAAATGCTTTCCTATGAACATGAGGTACAGACCGCTAAAGAGTTGACGCGGAAATTTTGCCTGCAATCAAGTTCCGATGAAGTCCAAAAAACAGGCATGGAATTTTTGTACATGAATGGGTATTACGAGGATCTGGAACTGTTAATTAAAAAGAATAAGGAATCGATCAATCGCTCTAACCAGAAGTGGGCGAAGGTTTATCAGGTGACAATGGACCGAAAGCTTAATCGGTATCCACTTAACGAGTTGTTAATGCGAGCGGAAAGAATCAAAACGGATGACCCCGCACTGAAAATCGTCATTGAATTTATTAAAATATCAATTTATTACAGTCTGAGCGAATATGGCAAACTCGGTAATTTTCTGGAAAAACAGCAAAGACTTTTCGAAAAGGTGGAAGATCAATATCTTCTGTCGTTTTACAATTTGCGTTTATATCAAAACTTATTTATGTACTATTTGGTCCGAAATGAAGTGATTATGGCGAGAAAGTATGCATTTCGTATGTTAAACCAATCGACTAACCCGGATACAATATCCAGGACGCATATAAATCTTGGGTTATCCTACTTGTTTGATACGTATTATCAGGCGATGTATCACATGACCGAAGCTCTGAAAATATCCGAAAAATTTAATTTACATCGTAGGATGAAATGTATGAAGCAAAATAATATCCCTTTTATATCGGCCCATTTCAAAAATGTCGATGGCATAACTTCAACAGATAAAAGTGAACAGGCACATCTTGAAATCGCAAAAGGGAATTTTCGGCAAGCGGAGGCCATTCTGGATGAAATACCGATCAACAGTCCATATCGAATCTATTATTTGGGAATGGCCAAACAGGATAAAAGCATACTACTGCAAGCTTATAACAATTTCATCGAACAGCGAAGCGATTACTTCTTCAGCAGACTGCCACTTAATGCACTTAAACAATTAGGTGCCTGA